Proteins encoded within one genomic window of Pedobacter africanus:
- a CDS encoding PorP/SprF family type IX secretion system membrane protein — protein MKKLIRTIAVAAFLSLGALEGIAQIDPHFSQYYAHPLWLNPALTGVTDGEYRVSLNAKQQWGSISNSFLTGGASFDMAPVKNLAFGAMVLNQNAGDISYNHLSALVSGAYRIHFGKEGLSMINFGLQAGILNKSFDPSKITLGSQFNPVTGYDPSFGISESFASSNTLVPDVNFGAMFFDGNPDKGVNAFAGVMAAHLTRPVDKFLGNSVRMPIRYAAHGGARIKVSEVFDITPNGLYMKQGTAREISAGAYAQFMLNSESDLLFGSNYRVDDSAIAFFGLHLRNMVFGLSYDFNTSNLNRATGSKGGLELSISFTGRKGVLGPNFFCPRL, from the coding sequence ATGAAGAAACTAATAAGAACAATAGCGGTTGCTGCATTTTTAAGTCTGGGTGCTTTAGAGGGGATCGCGCAAATAGATCCTCACTTCTCTCAGTATTATGCGCATCCGCTATGGTTAAACCCGGCCTTAACCGGGGTAACCGATGGCGAGTACAGGGTATCGTTAAATGCGAAGCAACAGTGGGGATCTATTTCCAATTCATTCCTAACAGGTGGTGCATCTTTTGATATGGCACCGGTAAAAAATCTTGCTTTTGGCGCTATGGTACTCAACCAAAATGCAGGAGACATCAGTTACAATCACCTGAGCGCTTTGGTTTCCGGAGCTTATCGTATTCATTTTGGAAAGGAGGGATTGAGCATGATCAACTTTGGTTTGCAGGCAGGTATTCTGAACAAAAGTTTTGACCCTTCTAAAATTACCCTCGGTAGTCAGTTTAACCCTGTTACAGGTTATGACCCAAGCTTCGGGATCAGCGAATCATTTGCTTCATCCAATACCCTGGTTCCGGATGTTAACTTCGGGGCTATGTTTTTTGACGGTAACCCCGATAAAGGTGTAAATGCATTTGCCGGAGTAATGGCCGCGCATTTAACCCGACCTGTCGATAAATTTTTAGGCAATAGCGTACGAATGCCGATCAGGTATGCCGCCCATGGAGGTGCGCGGATCAAGGTTTCAGAAGTATTTGACATTACGCCAAACGGTTTATATATGAAACAGGGGACAGCGAGAGAAATTTCTGCAGGTGCATATGCCCAGTTTATGCTCAATTCAGAATCTGACCTGCTTTTTGGATCGAATTACCGGGTAGACGATTCGGCAATTGCTTTTTTCGGATTACACCTGAGAAATATGGTTTTTGGATTGAGTTATGATTTCAATACTTCCAACTTAAACCGGGCCACTGGAAGTAAGGGAGGATTGGAACTTTCGATATCATTTACCGGTAGAAAAGGTGTTCTGGGGCCTAATTTCTTTTGTCCGCGCCTATAA
- a CDS encoding OmpA family protein, which translates to MKINIEPEIRILMKTKILLILCLLASATHAQFVTNSKRVADVYFQNKEYYAAAEYYKKALQISADSVGFVVPYGFESKIKEESPKREDFEYCTFQLAESLRLYKNTIDAEKWYAVAKDFTNPKYILSTFWYAETMRSNQKFDEAIGMFNEFLDKYKVKDSYTAKAKTEIASCKFALHELRYPRLFKLSRLQNNINDKGSNYTPTVRGGNFYFTSSRPVGTGGKKEILTDKNAKVAKKETPFLNAVYVASGNPMGGNISIKKTAVDGKDRESAAPAFHPNGKVAYVTSWTTTGNKKIYQLNATPGIGKDWSEPIELGNQVNVKGFNSMQPFVTSDGKYLIFSSDRPGGAGKYDLWYAAIRADGSLGVAVNMGNVINTSEDEQAPYYNNATKKLLYSSNGRVGMGGFDFFESEGDFTKWSEARNLGYPFNSSKDDLYFTPNNSTDSEGYISSDRESLCCLEIFYVKREVLFIKGTLLDCNTMKPLKDATITLSDSTQQFKVTTDEMGKYLFQVNSNRGFKLTAEKEKYFSKNIAFTYEQMAQRDTLFSPELCLIPYEIDKPIVLKDVLYEFNKAELTEDSKGKLDYLYTIMIDNPTIEIELSAHTDSKGKDAYNLDLSNRRAKSCVDYLVGKGIPLSRMTSKGYGETRPVAPNELPNGKDNPAGRALNRRTEFKVTKK; encoded by the coding sequence ATGAAAATTAACATAGAACCTGAAATACGTATACTGATGAAAACAAAGATACTACTGATCTTATGCTTACTTGCCTCTGCCACCCATGCACAATTTGTGACCAACAGCAAGAGAGTGGCAGATGTATATTTCCAAAATAAGGAATATTATGCGGCGGCCGAGTATTATAAAAAAGCGTTGCAGATCTCGGCCGACAGTGTTGGTTTTGTAGTTCCCTATGGTTTTGAAAGTAAGATAAAGGAAGAAAGTCCGAAAAGAGAAGATTTTGAATATTGTACTTTTCAGCTTGCCGAATCTTTAAGACTTTATAAAAATACTATAGATGCGGAAAAATGGTATGCGGTGGCTAAGGATTTCACGAATCCGAAGTACATACTCAGCACCTTCTGGTATGCCGAGACTATGCGTTCCAACCAGAAATTTGACGAGGCCATTGGCATGTTTAATGAATTTCTGGATAAATACAAAGTAAAAGATAGCTATACCGCCAAAGCAAAAACCGAAATTGCGTCCTGTAAGTTTGCGCTTCATGAACTGCGCTATCCAAGGCTGTTTAAACTGAGCAGGCTTCAGAATAACATTAATGATAAAGGCTCTAATTACACACCTACAGTAAGGGGCGGCAATTTTTACTTCACTTCCTCCAGACCTGTAGGTACCGGGGGAAAAAAAGAAATCCTGACCGATAAAAATGCCAAGGTGGCCAAAAAAGAGACCCCGTTTTTAAATGCAGTTTATGTGGCCTCCGGCAATCCGATGGGTGGTAACATTTCCATAAAAAAAACAGCTGTTGATGGTAAGGACAGAGAGTCTGCTGCACCGGCATTTCACCCTAATGGAAAGGTTGCCTACGTAACCAGCTGGACAACCACAGGAAATAAAAAAATATACCAGCTCAATGCTACTCCGGGGATAGGAAAGGACTGGTCGGAACCCATAGAGTTAGGTAACCAGGTCAATGTTAAGGGATTTAATTCCATGCAGCCCTTTGTTACTTCCGATGGGAAATATCTGATTTTTTCGTCCGATCGTCCGGGAGGTGCTGGGAAATACGACCTGTGGTATGCTGCGATCCGCGCCGATGGCTCACTTGGGGTGGCTGTCAATATGGGTAACGTGATCAATACCTCTGAGGATGAACAGGCCCCATATTACAACAACGCAACAAAAAAATTGCTGTACAGCAGTAATGGCAGGGTAGGAATGGGTGGATTTGACTTTTTTGAAAGTGAAGGAGATTTTACAAAATGGTCTGAAGCCAGGAACCTTGGTTACCCTTTCAATTCTTCCAAAGATGATCTTTATTTTACCCCAAACAACAGTACAGATTCAGAAGGGTATATCAGCTCTGACAGGGAATCGCTTTGCTGCCTCGAGATTTTTTATGTTAAAAGGGAAGTGCTTTTTATCAAGGGAACGCTGTTGGACTGCAATACGATGAAACCATTAAAAGATGCGACCATAACGTTAAGCGATTCCACGCAGCAGTTTAAGGTGACTACCGATGAAATGGGAAAATACCTTTTCCAGGTAAATTCCAATCGCGGTTTTAAGCTGACTGCCGAGAAAGAAAAATATTTCAGTAAAAATATTGCCTTTACCTATGAGCAAATGGCGCAGAGAGATACCTTGTTTAGTCCTGAATTGTGCCTGATCCCTTATGAAATAGATAAACCAATTGTATTGAAGGATGTTTTGTACGAATTTAACAAGGCTGAGCTGACAGAAGATTCAAAAGGGAAATTGGACTACCTGTATACGATTATGATAGACAATCCGACGATTGAAATCGAATTAAGTGCACATACAGATAGCAAAGGTAAAGATGCTTATAACCTCGACCTGTCTAACCGGAGGGCTAAGTCTTGTGTGGATTACCTGGTCGGAAAGGGGATCCCCTTATCAAGGATGACCAGCAAAGGCTATGGCGAAACCAGGCCCGTTGCACCAAATGAACTTCCGAACGGAAAAGATAATCCGGCAGGAAGGGCGTTAAATAGAAGAACTGAATTTAAGGTTACCAAAAAATAA
- a CDS encoding T9SS type B sorting domain-containing protein gives MRYSRYVALICLMISCLAGFSQTVVVTNTNDQGVGSLRQALMDIPVVRTVPYIINFNLPGTPSSDAVRTIRLKTALPFIPSNVIIDGSSQNWPKLGVSDAKVIIEPEDANVVFNCFAIGDLNTMNSQVSDVEIYGLYIKDFAKINNLQTVNMSQGSGIVINSRANNIKIGAPGKGNVIGGNINGIAIQNPYYYTTPTPLTEISIRSNFIGVTYDGNTAKTNVNGISAALYDCSLSIGGDNADEGNLIAANQINVNITRNSYSTNNRFNINVIGNKIGTNRTATDDFSNLQLYNTSSAIEISGVKVNAVNTNLYVRNNVISGHRNVGVSIANADFVLAGNIIGTGAQGTEPFRNGTGVKIEQNAVGKIGGDTPESANRIAYNNNGIESVSARPVTITRNSMYCNRDVSINKTLLIAQPYVQVLVIRTDFLSGKATPNADVELFYTENCQGKCEGRTYFATVRAQGDGRWTYNGAINGKVTATASLLNLTTSPFSIPEVFDNEIIKKNVTCQNNGLGSIDVPEPREGITFTWNKVLPNSTRQFLSNAQKIENLEEGTYELITNDGCREVQHLPLFEIKDQKLTNLQVSWPTPACGQTSFAFSGNVDRGEGTITYEWIDAITGQTVRTGKNVFMPEGTYKLKVTDQAGCHMESPPMQIRRLPSPVINMVSRLISPAACGAANGAIRNILITDQTGTLTYKWYVMNTDPQTGSLVQGPEVGQGLDLIDVAGGIYVLEVKDQGPCPAVRSPFITIPITNSVIINGGIVASTTCNNNNGAINGIVITQGTNYKLTAIGGTFEESGTCQPGMAFNITGLPPGNYTLNASNVQTLCTAVPKTYTITATPILQYIAQVSSIFDASCGTDNGMIRLVYPNNIKPMPGKYQWENAAGQQYNGTAELTQNLPEGTYTLKITDPNGCTSDPLGPYEIKRIPLLIVDKTIGVVTDDLCALGRGSITGVKIAGGLPLSGSGADAVYRYAWKDRDGNIVGTSRDLVNIGAGDYYLEVTDQTTCGMDVSKTFTIAAPVIRLVTPTVNDMRVCYATEIMLPVLAPEEGTYQMYLDENDARPLMETSNGKFIFKVSKTGDYKIRRKLGTCYSNFTSVHIEVTNDNLEIKNTMTPNGDGMNDYWMVTGLPDHADINIKVYTRSGQLVYESIGRYDKPFDGRFRGKELPAGAYYYKIDLRADCKPIGGSITLLR, from the coding sequence ATGCGCTACTCTAGATATGTCGCTTTAATCTGCCTGATGATCAGCTGTCTGGCTGGTTTTTCACAGACTGTTGTGGTTACCAATACCAATGATCAGGGAGTTGGATCGTTGCGGCAGGCGCTGATGGATATCCCCGTGGTAAGGACAGTTCCATATATCATCAATTTCAATCTGCCTGGCACACCAAGCTCAGACGCAGTTCGTACGATCAGATTAAAAACTGCGTTACCTTTTATTCCATCTAATGTAATTATTGATGGAAGTTCACAAAATTGGCCAAAGCTTGGAGTCTCTGACGCAAAGGTGATCATTGAACCTGAAGATGCGAATGTCGTTTTTAACTGTTTTGCCATAGGTGACCTCAATACCATGAATTCTCAGGTGAGTGATGTAGAAATTTACGGTCTTTACATTAAGGATTTTGCAAAGATCAATAATTTGCAAACGGTGAATATGAGTCAGGGTTCGGGTATTGTCATCAATTCAAGGGCTAACAACATCAAAATCGGGGCACCGGGAAAAGGGAATGTTATTGGAGGCAATATCAATGGTATAGCCATACAGAATCCTTATTATTATACCACGCCTACACCTCTAACGGAAATTAGTATACGGTCTAATTTTATAGGGGTAACTTACGACGGGAATACCGCGAAAACCAACGTCAATGGTATTTCTGCTGCACTATACGATTGTTCACTGAGTATCGGTGGCGATAATGCTGACGAAGGCAATCTGATTGCGGCAAATCAGATCAATGTTAACATTACAAGGAATAGCTATTCTACAAACAACAGATTTAACATCAATGTGATCGGCAATAAGATCGGAACCAATCGTACCGCAACTGATGATTTCAGTAATTTACAATTGTATAATACTTCATCGGCTATCGAAATATCGGGTGTAAAAGTAAATGCAGTTAATACCAATCTGTATGTAAGGAACAATGTGATATCTGGTCACAGAAATGTAGGGGTTTCTATAGCAAACGCTGATTTTGTACTGGCAGGGAACATTATTGGTACAGGGGCACAGGGCACAGAGCCGTTTAGGAACGGCACGGGGGTCAAGATAGAACAGAACGCTGTAGGCAAGATAGGTGGTGATACGCCTGAAAGTGCTAATAGAATTGCGTACAATAACAATGGCATTGAATCTGTTTCAGCAAGGCCGGTCACCATAACCCGTAACAGTATGTATTGTAACAGGGATGTGAGCATCAACAAAACACTGCTGATCGCCCAACCCTATGTTCAGGTATTGGTCATCAGAACTGATTTCCTTTCGGGAAAGGCAACGCCTAATGCGGATGTGGAGCTTTTTTATACGGAGAATTGCCAGGGTAAATGTGAAGGGAGAACCTATTTCGCAACTGTCAGGGCCCAGGGCGATGGGCGCTGGACTTATAATGGCGCAATAAATGGAAAAGTTACAGCTACGGCGTCATTGCTGAACCTTACTACTTCTCCTTTTTCTATACCGGAAGTATTCGATAATGAAATCATAAAGAAAAATGTAACTTGTCAAAATAATGGGCTGGGATCTATAGACGTTCCTGAACCTCGGGAAGGCATCACATTTACCTGGAATAAAGTGCTGCCAAATAGTACGCGTCAGTTTTTAAGCAATGCACAAAAGATTGAAAATCTGGAAGAAGGAACTTATGAGCTTATAACCAATGATGGTTGCAGGGAGGTACAACACCTTCCTTTGTTCGAAATTAAAGATCAGAAGTTGACCAACTTGCAGGTAAGCTGGCCTACACCGGCATGCGGACAAACAAGTTTTGCTTTTTCAGGAAATGTGGACAGGGGAGAAGGTACGATCACTTATGAATGGATTGACGCGATTACAGGGCAGACTGTCCGTACCGGAAAAAATGTGTTTATGCCTGAAGGGACCTATAAGCTGAAAGTAACGGATCAGGCTGGTTGTCATATGGAGTCCCCTCCAATGCAGATCAGACGCTTGCCATCACCTGTTATCAATATGGTATCCCGCTTGATTAGCCCTGCTGCCTGCGGTGCTGCAAATGGAGCGATCAGAAACATACTTATTACCGATCAGACCGGAACTTTAACTTACAAATGGTATGTGATGAATACTGATCCTCAGACAGGCAGCCTGGTACAAGGGCCGGAAGTGGGGCAGGGCCTCGATCTTATTGACGTAGCAGGTGGTATATATGTACTGGAGGTTAAAGATCAGGGGCCGTGTCCTGCGGTTAGGAGCCCATTTATTACAATTCCGATCACGAATTCTGTAATCATAAATGGGGGCATTGTGGCGAGCACCACCTGTAACAACAATAACGGGGCCATCAATGGCATCGTCATCACACAGGGAACAAACTATAAACTCACGGCAATTGGCGGTACGTTTGAAGAGAGTGGTACTTGCCAGCCTGGCATGGCCTTTAATATTACAGGTCTTCCCCCGGGGAATTATACCCTTAATGCCAGCAATGTTCAGACGCTTTGTACTGCTGTGCCAAAAACATATACCATAACTGCAACACCTATCCTGCAGTACATTGCACAGGTTTCATCAATTTTCGATGCCTCTTGTGGTACAGATAATGGTATGATCCGGTTGGTATATCCAAATAACATTAAGCCTATGCCCGGAAAATATCAATGGGAAAATGCTGCCGGACAGCAATACAATGGTACTGCTGAGCTGACTCAGAACCTCCCGGAAGGAACTTACACCTTAAAAATAACGGATCCCAATGGCTGTACATCAGACCCACTTGGGCCTTACGAAATCAAAAGGATCCCTCTGCTGATTGTGGATAAGACCATAGGTGTTGTTACAGACGACCTGTGTGCTTTGGGCAGAGGCAGCATAACGGGAGTAAAAATTGCCGGAGGCTTACCTTTAAGTGGTTCAGGAGCAGATGCCGTATATAGATATGCCTGGAAGGATAGGGATGGAAACATTGTTGGTACCAGCCGTGATCTGGTTAACATTGGCGCTGGAGATTATTACCTGGAAGTAACCGACCAAACCACCTGTGGTATGGATGTGAGCAAGACCTTTACCATAGCAGCTCCCGTTATCAGACTTGTTACACCAACTGTCAATGATATGCGGGTTTGTTATGCAACGGAGATCATGCTGCCGGTTCTGGCTCCAGAAGAAGGTACTTATCAGATGTACCTCGATGAAAATGATGCAAGGCCACTTATGGAAACCAGCAACGGGAAATTTATTTTCAAAGTCAGCAAAACGGGCGACTATAAGATCAGGAGAAAGCTGGGGACTTGTTACAGTAATTTTACTTCAGTGCATATCGAGGTAACCAATGATAACCTGGAGATCAAGAACACCATGACCCCTAACGGCGACGGGATGAATGATTATTGGATGGTAACCGGCCTGCCAGATCATGCCGATATTAACATTAAAGTTTATACCCGCAGCGGACAATTGGTATATGAATCAATAGGAAGGTACGACAAACCTTTTGATGGACGTTTCAGGGGTAAGGAACTTCCTGCGGGGGCATACTATTACAAGATAGACCTGAGGGCCGATTGCAAACCTATAGGTGGGAGTATTACCCTCCTACGCTAA
- a CDS encoding PorP/SprF family type IX secretion system membrane protein: MRSFFNLSMLLMCSLLSLGQEHPRSTQYIFNSYLINPAISGIDNYTDVKLGYRNQWKGLEGAPVTQYISIHAPIGQNFVRSSVNSFSGAGYNPLSRSYVNAYTSAEPHHGIGFYAITDKAARIRQTNINATYAYHLGLSYDLNLSVGVSAGIASTSIDVANVTVDNTADPLLTADYNNKIRPDVGGGVWLYSPRFFAGASAKQILGYRSKTPNRQTNLPAYQTTVFYGTAGYKFFVDEDIAFIPSTLLTYWLSAPATIDANLKIAYQDKFWIGGSLRNNDSFSALAGFNVASLINICYSYDFTTSQLRSVNNGTHEIVLGILLNNRYDVKCSTRQF, translated from the coding sequence ATGAGATCATTTTTTAACCTCTCTATGCTCCTAATGTGTAGTTTACTAAGCCTGGGTCAGGAACATCCCAGATCTACGCAATATATTTTCAACAGTTATCTCATTAATCCAGCTATTTCGGGCATAGACAATTATACGGATGTGAAACTGGGTTATAGGAACCAATGGAAAGGCCTGGAGGGAGCACCGGTTACACAGTACATTTCCATCCATGCACCCATAGGACAGAATTTTGTAAGAAGTTCCGTAAACTCGTTTTCAGGGGCCGGGTATAACCCTTTAAGCCGCAGCTACGTAAACGCTTACACTTCTGCCGAACCGCATCACGGGATTGGTTTTTACGCCATCACGGATAAGGCAGCCAGGATCAGGCAAACGAATATCAATGCAACCTATGCCTATCATTTGGGTTTAAGCTATGACCTTAACCTATCGGTCGGGGTTTCAGCAGGGATAGCTTCTACCAGCATAGATGTAGCCAATGTAACAGTAGACAACACTGCCGACCCGCTTTTGACTGCCGACTATAACAATAAGATAAGACCGGATGTTGGTGGCGGGGTATGGCTGTACAGTCCACGCTTTTTTGCAGGTGCCTCTGCCAAACAAATACTGGGTTACCGCTCTAAAACACCTAATCGTCAGACAAATTTACCTGCCTATCAAACCACAGTATTTTATGGAACAGCTGGCTATAAGTTTTTTGTTGATGAGGATATCGCCTTCATTCCCTCCACCTTACTAACTTATTGGTTAAGCGCACCAGCTACCATAGACGCCAACCTAAAAATAGCTTACCAGGATAAATTTTGGATTGGCGGGAGCTTAAGGAATAATGATTCTTTCTCTGCATTGGCGGGCTTTAATGTAGCGTCATTAATCAATATTTGCTACTCTTATGATTTTACTACCTCTCAATTAAGATCAGTTAACAACGGTACGCATGAAATTGTATTGGGCATTCTGCTCAACAACCGCTACGACGTTAAATGTTCTACACGCCAGTTTTGA
- a CDS encoding GAF domain-containing protein, whose amino-acid sequence MKKLENKLRKNIGLDEKYQLENLKKYKIVYSKTESVFDQLAAFTATMLNTPIALINFIDRANVWANVEKNRTHNTSVHESESSLYAMAISNENAGAFKQFADSPELMSNALIAGESGLKFYAAAPITNNEGVRIGTVCILDKKYRPFSAYEQEQLDWVATMVAKEMNKKTAGSICA is encoded by the coding sequence ATGAAAAAATTGGAAAATAAACTTAGGAAGAACATTGGACTGGACGAAAAATACCAGTTAGAAAATCTTAAAAAATACAAGATCGTTTATTCAAAAACAGAATCTGTATTTGATCAGCTTGCAGCATTTACTGCAACTATGTTAAATACCCCAATAGCACTGATCAATTTTATTGACAGAGCAAATGTTTGGGCAAATGTTGAAAAAAATAGAACACACAATACATCGGTACATGAATCCGAAAGCAGTTTGTATGCTATGGCAATAAGTAATGAAAATGCAGGGGCATTTAAACAATTTGCAGACAGCCCGGAATTAATGTCCAATGCACTCATCGCGGGTGAGTCCGGTTTGAAATTTTATGCCGCTGCTCCGATCACCAATAATGAAGGTGTTAGGATAGGAACCGTTTGTATCCTTGATAAAAAATACCGCCCATTCTCTGCTTATGAACAAGAGCAGTTGGACTGGGTGGCTACTATGGTAGCAAAAGAGATGAACAAGAAGACTGCGGGCAGCATATGCGCATAA
- a CDS encoding N-acetylglucosamine kinase, giving the protein MILVADSGSTKTDWMGYSPNEQISFNTQGINPYFLNAHDIFKLFSKKKEIAAYASQVKEVYFFGAGCSSPDKVEVISNGISSFFTNAYVAVEHDLMGSAYATCGNKKGLTCILGTGSNISYYDGKNLHHGAHGLGYVLGDEGSGTWFGRKLITSYLYNQMPAELGFEFGHEFQIDKETVITNVYQKPGPNTYLASISRFMVKHKDHPFIINILREGFQEFVDTNIKDYSNYKSLDCHFVGSIAFIYQDILREVCLNNQVKLGQILQKPIEGIYNYILRKEGITIS; this is encoded by the coding sequence ATGATTCTAGTAGCAGACAGCGGTTCTACCAAAACTGATTGGATGGGTTATAGCCCAAATGAACAAATCAGCTTTAATACGCAGGGAATAAACCCTTATTTTTTAAATGCCCACGACATTTTTAAGCTTTTTTCCAAGAAAAAGGAAATTGCGGCCTATGCAAGTCAGGTAAAAGAGGTTTATTTTTTTGGAGCAGGCTGTTCTTCCCCTGATAAAGTTGAAGTGATCTCCAATGGGATCTCCTCCTTTTTTACCAATGCATATGTTGCAGTGGAACATGACCTGATGGGCTCCGCCTATGCAACCTGTGGCAATAAGAAAGGACTGACCTGCATTTTAGGAACGGGATCAAATATTTCCTATTATGACGGAAAAAATCTGCACCATGGCGCTCATGGGCTGGGTTATGTGCTTGGCGACGAAGGTTCAGGTACATGGTTTGGCCGCAAGCTGATCACCAGCTACCTTTACAACCAAATGCCAGCCGAACTTGGCTTTGAGTTTGGCCATGAATTCCAGATTGATAAGGAAACTGTGATTACCAATGTTTATCAGAAGCCTGGCCCAAATACCTATCTGGCATCCATTAGCCGTTTTATGGTAAAGCATAAAGACCATCCCTTCATTATCAATATCCTTCGCGAAGGCTTTCAGGAGTTTGTAGACACCAATATCAAAGATTATAGCAATTACAAAAGCCTTGACTGTCATTTTGTAGGGTCCATCGCTTTCATTTACCAGGATATTTTAAGGGAGGTTTGCCTAAATAATCAGGTAAAGCTGGGCCAGATCCTTCAAAAACCTATTGAAGGCATTTACAATTACATCTTAAGAAAAGAGGGAATAACGATCAGTTAA
- a CDS encoding TolC family protein translates to MRKIKKHSAILMLLALLLGEARLASGQEKLSLETAIATALANNYDIKLVNNDVQIAKNNANLGNAGMLPTLDGSFSDGGSRQNITRTQSNGNQQTLDGVRNTNMSYGAALGWTIFDGLQMFTNYERLKELQKLGEINAKATILTTVSNVINAYYTVLKEQQLVKAKDTALDISQLRLKIADNKLAIGRGSKLDVLAAKVDYNTDTSSYLQEINLLKNAKTTLNQVMARDLNTDFTVNETIGIDTQLNYTALAAQMEQLNPDLQNAFISKKIAELNLKQVKGQRYPVVAINSGYEFQKSTSPTGFNTQTRSNGFTYGLTASMNIFNGFLQRQNERNAKIGINSSALTLDKTKQDLTAQLISTYQSYGTNLDLLKIEKNNVDIARQNLDITLEKYRLGSISPLELREAQRNSIDAVTRYLEAQYQAKLTEISLKEISGTLNIQ, encoded by the coding sequence ATGAGAAAGATAAAGAAGCATAGTGCTATTTTAATGCTCCTGGCCCTTTTGCTTGGCGAGGCCCGGCTGGCCTCCGGACAGGAAAAGCTGAGCCTGGAAACAGCGATTGCTACTGCATTGGCAAACAACTACGATATAAAGCTGGTAAACAACGATGTTCAGATCGCCAAAAACAATGCAAACCTAGGCAATGCCGGGATGCTCCCAACACTGGACGGCAGCTTTAGCGATGGTGGCAGCAGGCAAAACATCACCAGAACGCAAAGCAATGGCAATCAGCAAACACTGGATGGGGTAAGAAACACCAACATGAGTTACGGTGCCGCATTGGGCTGGACAATTTTTGATGGCCTGCAGATGTTTACCAACTACGAGCGGTTAAAGGAATTGCAAAAACTGGGCGAAATAAATGCCAAAGCTACCATCCTGACTACGGTAAGCAATGTCATCAACGCTTACTATACAGTATTAAAGGAGCAGCAGCTGGTAAAAGCCAAAGATACGGCACTGGACATCTCACAGCTTCGTCTAAAAATTGCGGACAACAAATTGGCTATAGGCAGAGGCTCAAAACTAGATGTCCTTGCAGCTAAGGTAGATTACAATACCGATACTTCTTCCTACCTGCAGGAGATTAACCTGCTAAAAAATGCAAAAACAACCCTGAACCAGGTTATGGCACGCGACCTGAATACTGACTTTACAGTAAATGAAACCATTGGCATTGATACACAGCTGAATTATACCGCACTTGCCGCACAGATGGAACAGCTGAACCCCGACCTGCAAAATGCATTCATCAGTAAAAAGATTGCTGAACTAAACCTGAAACAGGTTAAGGGGCAACGATATCCGGTAGTAGCTATAAACAGCGGATACGAATTCCAGAAAAGTACAAGCCCCACAGGTTTCAATACCCAAACCCGTTCCAATGGCTTTACTTATGGCCTAACCGCAAGTATGAATATTTTTAATGGTTTTCTACAAAGGCAAAATGAACGCAATGCTAAAATTGGCATCAATTCATCAGCGCTTACACTGGATAAAACAAAACAGGACCTTACCGCACAATTGATCTCTACTTACCAAAGTTATGGAACCAATCTGGACCTGCTCAAAATAGAAAAGAACAACGTGGACATTGCCCGGCAAAACCTGGACATCACATTGGAAAAATACAGGCTGGGCAGCATCTCCCCGCTGGAACTCAGAGAGGCGCAGCGGAACTCGATTGACGCCGTAACCCGGTATCTTGAAGCACAATATCAGGCAAAACTTACTGAAATCAGCCTAAAAGAAATCAGCGGTACTTTAAATATTCAATAA